A window of the Vigna angularis cultivar LongXiaoDou No.4 chromosome 3, ASM1680809v1, whole genome shotgun sequence genome harbors these coding sequences:
- the LOC108326292 gene encoding uncharacterized protein LOC108326292: MASDSNSNLRITIESNPPESRLAELNIKCWPKWGCSPGKYQLKFDAEETCYLLKGKVKAYPKGSSEFVEFGVGDLVTIPKGLHCTWDVSVAVDKHYKFESTPSSSS; this comes from the exons ATGGCTTCCGATTCCAATTCAAATCTTAGAATCACCATTGAAAGCAATCCTCCCGAGTCACGTCTAGCTGAATTGAATATCAAGTGTTGGCCCAA ATGGGGTTGCTCTCCAGGGAAGTACCAATTAAAGTTTGATGCTGAAGAGACGTGCTATTTGTTGAAAGGGAAGGTGAAGGCATACCCAAAAGGGTCATCAGAGTTTGTGGAGTTTGGTGTTGGAGACCTAGTGACCATCCCAAAGGGACTCCATTGCACTTGGGATGTTTCAGTTGCTGTGGATAAGCACTATAAATTTGAATCAacaccatcatcttcttcttag